One genomic region from Campylobacter concisus encodes:
- the groES gene encoding co-chaperone GroES — MNFQPLGKRVLVERVEETKTTASGIIIPDNAKEKPLSGEVKAVGAEVEGVKVGDKVVFAKYGGTEINLDDKTHLVLNIDDVLGVIK; from the coding sequence ATGAACTTTCAACCATTAGGCAAGCGTGTTCTAGTCGAACGCGTAGAGGAGACAAAGACCACAGCTTCGGGCATTATTATACCTGATAACGCAAAAGAAAAACCTTTAAGCGGTGAGGTAAAAGCAGTCGGTGCTGAAGTAGAGGGCGTAAAAGTTGGTGATAAAGTTGTATTTGCAAAATACGGTGGTACTGAGATAAATTTAGATGATAAAACACATCTTGTTTTAAACATTGATGATGTTTTAGGTGTGATTAAATAA